Proteins encoded in a region of the Vicia villosa cultivar HV-30 ecotype Madison, WI linkage group LG5, Vvil1.0, whole genome shotgun sequence genome:
- the LOC131604246 gene encoding uncharacterized protein LOC131604246, translated as MVRFYVFVFGQPETSPFLDNMRNLYQSVQHLDSDVVWNNHLCKQVLLRPKNPCESLCTKLFMIIDDTELSNKYFVCFSCYKFTTFQNVDCICTRGSSSISEAWNLDSENQNNAQDGVFVRKNGPMFLISDDLKIVPSSMLSSLEMLIQSGHSDLTQLDEITHNIGKHEMLNLLKYTLISHEPLTHTILAGSSINKDIPPNQIPSAVIETPLANDNTRKMVVKVMQSKSQKNIIYAETKGDFVDFIFRFLTMPLGSIVKRLGVNSFAGPVGNLYESMESFDPTSVFLNPGIVQQSNCPNHPLNIPHVLPRPTTYYYDYKIGGVISKSSESSSRITPLVSRDFDMLKGVVGFVKQDALYGVGDDLKVKKVSANFCFSYLKELNLSLDDLEVKAISIGDVEALSLLGACVTSNFTLTSGLKHFLNVPKQESTLT; from the exons ATGGTTAGGTTTTATGTCTTTGTTTTTGGC CAACCAGAAACATCACCATTCCTTGATAACATGAGAAATCTCTACCAATCTGTCCAACACCTTGACTCGGACGTTGTTTGGAACAACCATCTGTGCAAACAAGTATTGCTGCGTCCCAAGAATCCATGCGAATCCCTTTGCACGAAGTTGTTTATGATTATTGATGACACTGAACTATCAAATaagtattttgtttgtttttcttgtTACAAGTTCACTACTTTTCAAAATGTTGATTGTATTTGTACACGCGGAAGTTCCTCTATTAGTGAGGCCTGGAATTTGGATTCTGAGAATCAGAATAATGCCCAAGATGGTGTATTTGTTAGAAAAAATGGACCGATGTTTCTGATTTCTGATGATTTGAAGATCGTGCCAAGTTCAATGTTGAGTTCCCTAGAGATGTTGATCCAATCGGGCCATTCCGACTTGACTCAATTAGACGAAATCACACACAATATTGGCAAGCATGAG aTGTTAAACCTCCTCAAGTATACCTTAATCTCTCATGAGCCTCTAACGCATACAATTTTGGCAGGCAGTTCCATAAACAAAGACATTCCACCCAACCAAATTCCATCCGCTGTTATAGAAACTCCCTTGGCTAATGACAACACCCGGAAAATGGTTGTTAAAGTAATGCAAAGTAAATCTCAGAAAAATATAATCTATGCAGAAACCAAAGGAGATTTTGTTGACTTCATTTTTAGGTTTCTTACCATGCCATTAGGATCCATAGTAAAGCGTTTGGGAGTTAACTCTTTTGCCGGACCTGTTGGTAATTTGTACGAGAGTATGGAGAGCTTTGATCCGACTTCAGTGTTTCTCAATCCTGGCATAGTACAACAATCTAATTGTCCAAACCATCCTCTTAACATTCCCCATGTCCTACCACGTCCCACTACATATTATTATGACTATAAAATTGGAGGAGTGATTTCTAAGTCATCGGAATCTAGCTCAAGAATAACACCCTTGGTATCACGGGACTTCGACATGTTAAAAGGTGTTGTGGGATTTGTGAAGCAAGATGCATTATATGGTGTAGGAGACGATCTTAAAGTAAAAAAAGTTTCGGCTAATTTTTGCTTTTCGTATCTGAAAGAACTGAACCTTTCTCTTGATGATCTTGAAGTGAAGGCGATAAGCATCGGTGATGTTGAG GCTTTGAGCCTCCTTGGAGCTTGTGTGACATCAAACTTTACCTTAACGAGTGGACTCAAACACTTCTTGAATGTGCCAAAACAAGAATCCACTTTGACATAA
- the LOC131604247 gene encoding uncharacterized protein LOC131604247, producing the protein MPLGSVVKHLGVNAIAGSVGNLYKSMESFDPTSVLLNPGLVQHFSCPNHPLNIPNELPPLTTYYFGRNLTPYSNYETKGFISTRRYSIYNAKSLISLDPWPHNISKEGVVEFVKRDALYGIGDDLKVKKVSANFCFSYLKDLNLSFDDLEVKAISITEVEALSLLGACVTSNFTLTSALKHFLNVPKQESTLT; encoded by the exons ATGCCATTAGGGTCCGTAGTTAAGCATTTGGGAGTAAATGCTATCGCCGGAAGTGTTGGTAATTTGTACAAGAGTATGGAGAGCTTTGATCCGACTTCAGTGTTGCTAAATCCTGGCTTAGTACAACATTTTAGTTGTCCAAACCATCCTCTCAATATTCCCAATGAACTACCACCACTCACTACATATTATTTTGGTCGAAATCTGACTCCTTACTCTAATTATGAAACAAAAGGATTTATATCAACAAGGCGTTATTCGATTTATAATGCTAAATCCTTGATTTCACTTGACCCATGGCCCCACAACATTTCAAAAGAAGGTGTTGTGGAATTTGTGAAAAGAGATGCATTATATGGTATAGGAGATGATCTAAAAGTAAAAAAAGTTTCGGCTAATTTTTGCTTTTCGTATCTGAAAGATCTGAACCTTTCTTTTGATGATCTTGAAGTGAAGGCGATAAGCATCACTGAAGTTGAG GCTTTGAGCCTCCTTGGAGCTTGTGTGACATCAAACTTTACCTTGACTAGTGCACTCAAACACTTCTTGAATGTGCCAAAACAAGAATCAACTTTGACATAA